Proteins from a genomic interval of Mycobacterium conspicuum:
- a CDS encoding cytochrome P450, which translates to MTATTGAPSVFEAGLPTLDYDISESPHEVCERIRAAQLRGPIAIGPFGPEILSYELARSVLRDTRFVIPPGLHLAAQGVTSGPLWDRVVGSIICVEGAEHHRLRSLVSRAFTPRATLRLHDTIGEVVNELIDGVVRIDGADGCDIVTDIARHYPIPIICALLGAPRASWAEFSRWAEAIFKMANFSVDLAEEAPEILRGWAELDAYVDEMIAERRHRLTDDLLSDLIRAEDDGDRLSADELRMTVASLLLAGTDTTRNQLAASVQVLLDHPEQWAMLREHPELAMPAVEETMRHSPAVCNTVRTVYDDVELDGYTFPAGSYIFVNSFAANRDPDIYPDPDRFDITRKDAPAVLTFGGGVHYCLGANLARLELAEGLKILANRLPDARRAGPAPWKPMLGMSGPTSLPVEFGRR; encoded by the coding sequence CCGGGCAGCGCAGCTGCGCGGCCCCATCGCCATCGGCCCGTTCGGTCCCGAAATCCTCTCGTACGAATTGGCGCGCAGCGTTCTCCGCGACACCAGGTTTGTCATTCCCCCAGGCCTGCATCTGGCCGCGCAGGGCGTGACCTCAGGTCCGCTGTGGGACAGAGTGGTCGGCAGCATCATCTGCGTGGAAGGCGCCGAACATCATCGGCTGCGGAGTCTGGTATCGCGGGCATTCACACCGCGGGCCACCTTGCGATTGCACGACACCATCGGTGAGGTGGTCAACGAACTCATCGATGGCGTCGTCAGGATAGACGGGGCCGACGGTTGCGACATCGTTACCGACATTGCCCGCCACTACCCGATTCCGATCATCTGCGCACTGCTCGGTGCGCCACGCGCAAGCTGGGCAGAGTTTTCGCGATGGGCCGAAGCCATCTTCAAGATGGCCAACTTTTCCGTCGATCTCGCCGAGGAAGCGCCCGAGATCCTGCGAGGTTGGGCCGAACTCGACGCCTATGTCGATGAAATGATCGCCGAACGGCGACACCGCCTGACCGACGACCTACTCTCTGATCTCATCCGTGCCGAGGATGATGGCGACCGGCTCAGCGCCGACGAGCTTCGTATGACCGTGGCCAGCTTGTTGCTGGCCGGAACGGACACCACCCGCAATCAGCTCGCCGCTTCCGTACAGGTACTGCTCGATCACCCCGAGCAGTGGGCGATGCTGCGCGAGCACCCCGAACTCGCGATGCCTGCGGTCGAGGAAACGATGCGGCACTCGCCCGCCGTGTGCAACACCGTCCGCACCGTGTACGACGACGTCGAGCTGGACGGCTACACGTTCCCCGCCGGCAGCTACATCTTTGTGAATTCCTTTGCGGCCAATCGTGATCCCGATATTTATCCCGATCCGGACCGGTTTGACATCACCCGCAAGGACGCGCCGGCGGTGCTGACGTTCGGTGGCGGCGTGCATTATTGCCTCGGCGCGAATCTGGCCAGGCTGGAGCTGGCCGAAGGACTCAAGATTTTGGCCAACCGGCTTCCGGACGCCCGCCGTGCCGGACCCGCACCGTGGAAGCCCATGCTCGGCATGAGCGGGCCGACAAGCCTTCCCGTAGAGTTCGGCCGCCGATGA
- a CDS encoding SDR family NAD(P)-dependent oxidoreductase, with protein MSELRFDGRVAIVTGAGGQHPSLGRSHVTLLAERGAKVVVNDLGVGPDGRGILRANAEQVVDEIRAAGGEAVHDQHSVADEEGARSVVATALDAWGRLDILVNNAGVCAMAHFDEISSTDIRQILDVHLMGTLWMCRAAWPHLREATYGRIVNTTSGAMFGIEHLSIYGAAKSGIFGLTRGLAVEGATLGIKVNALGPAANTTAIHHFNEASPFTSLMEEHFPTSLVSPVVAYLAHESCALSGANLEAAAGNVGLRVFGQTAGYTDADLTVEKVRDNLSTITDKRTATMIPDPGEVPAGPTGAVQLGAVLKPYQPI; from the coding sequence ATGAGCGAACTGCGGTTTGACGGCCGGGTTGCCATCGTCACCGGGGCGGGCGGCCAGCACCCGAGCCTGGGCCGTTCCCACGTCACTCTGCTCGCCGAGCGAGGAGCCAAAGTGGTGGTGAATGACCTTGGCGTGGGTCCCGACGGGCGCGGAATCCTGCGGGCGAACGCGGAGCAGGTCGTCGACGAGATCCGGGCCGCGGGCGGCGAGGCGGTTCACGATCAGCACAGCGTTGCCGACGAAGAAGGTGCCCGCAGCGTGGTGGCGACGGCGCTGGACGCCTGGGGACGGCTCGACATCCTCGTGAATAATGCCGGTGTCTGCGCCATGGCGCATTTCGATGAGATCTCCAGTACCGACATCCGGCAAATCCTCGACGTGCACCTGATGGGGACGTTATGGATGTGCCGGGCCGCATGGCCGCACCTGAGGGAGGCAACCTACGGGCGCATTGTGAACACCACATCGGGCGCGATGTTCGGGATCGAGCATCTGTCCATTTACGGTGCGGCCAAGAGCGGAATCTTCGGATTGACGCGCGGACTGGCCGTCGAAGGCGCGACACTCGGTATCAAGGTCAACGCGTTGGGACCGGCCGCCAACACCACCGCCATCCACCACTTCAACGAGGCTTCGCCCTTCACCTCGCTGATGGAAGAGCACTTCCCGACCAGCCTGGTGTCGCCCGTTGTGGCATACCTCGCTCATGAGAGCTGCGCACTGTCTGGCGCCAACCTCGAAGCGGCCGCCGGCAACGTCGGCCTACGCGTCTTCGGCCAGACCGCCGGATACACCGACGCCGATCTGACGGTCGAGAAGGTGCGGGACAACCTCTCGACGATCACGGATAAACGCACGGCGACGATGATCCCCGACCCCGGTGAGGTGCCCGCCGGACCCACGGGTGCGGTTCAACTGGGCGCCGTTCTGAAGCCCTACCAACCGATTTAG
- a CDS encoding cytochrome P450: protein MTVGATKPSVFEADLPVLDYDVTDTPQEIYPQFRAAQELAPIALGPVGPEVLSYELARTVLGDPRFGIPPGIHLTAHGVTSGELWDRVVRSILCMEGAEHRRLRGLVSKAFTPRATARMDETIHAVINELVDAVVAEGTCEFVEEIARPYPIPVICALLGAPRQDWQLFSKWAEDIFKIVSFDCNLAEEEPKVLKAWDAFDEYIDGMIADRRRALTDDLLSELIRAEDPTFPGDRLDAAEVRMLAFSILVAGTDTTRTQLAASMQVLCEHPDQWALLRDRPELGMKAVEETMRHSPSMCSTLRSVTDDVTIADHTFPAGTFIIVNTYAANRDPSIYDDPTRFDITRDDPPPILTFGGGAHYCLGANLARRELSEALKILARRLPHPRCAENPPWRPLLGMSGPTRLRLELQERP from the coding sequence ATGACAGTCGGTGCGACAAAGCCCAGTGTCTTTGAGGCCGATTTACCAGTGCTCGACTATGACGTCACCGACACACCGCAGGAGATCTACCCGCAGTTTCGCGCGGCCCAAGAGTTGGCGCCGATCGCACTGGGTCCCGTTGGGCCGGAGGTGCTCTCCTACGAACTTGCTCGAACCGTACTCGGCGACCCGCGGTTCGGCATTCCCCCGGGAATTCACCTCACTGCGCACGGGGTCACGTCCGGGGAACTGTGGGACCGGGTCGTCCGCAGCATCCTATGCATGGAAGGCGCCGAACACCGCCGGTTGCGCGGCCTGGTGTCGAAGGCCTTTACCCCGCGAGCAACCGCTCGCATGGATGAAACGATCCACGCCGTCATCAACGAGCTCGTCGATGCCGTTGTCGCGGAAGGAACTTGTGAGTTTGTCGAGGAGATCGCACGGCCGTACCCGATCCCGGTGATCTGCGCCTTGCTGGGTGCGCCTCGGCAAGACTGGCAGCTGTTCTCGAAATGGGCGGAAGACATTTTCAAGATCGTCAGTTTCGACTGTAATCTCGCCGAGGAAGAGCCCAAGGTCCTGAAAGCCTGGGACGCCTTCGACGAATACATCGACGGAATGATCGCCGATCGGCGCAGGGCCCTGACGGACGACCTACTGTCCGAACTCATCCGGGCCGAAGACCCGACTTTTCCAGGCGACCGACTTGATGCCGCCGAAGTCCGGATGCTGGCGTTCAGCATCCTGGTGGCCGGAACCGACACCACGCGTACGCAATTGGCAGCCTCGATGCAAGTCCTCTGCGAGCATCCGGACCAGTGGGCGCTACTTCGCGACCGTCCCGAACTCGGGATGAAAGCCGTCGAGGAAACCATGCGCCACTCTCCGTCGATGTGCAGCACCCTGCGCAGTGTCACCGACGACGTCACGATCGCCGACCACACGTTCCCGGCCGGCACCTTCATCATCGTGAACACCTATGCCGCCAACCGCGATCCGTCGATTTACGACGACCCCACGCGCTTCGACATAACCCGCGACGACCCGCCGCCTATCCTCACCTTCGGCGGCGGCGCGCACTACTGCCTCGGCGCGAACCTCGCCAGGCGGGAACTCAGCGAGGCACTCAAGATTCTTGCCCGTCGCCTGCCGCATCCGCGCTGCGCCGAGAACCCACCGTGGCGGCCACTTCTCGGGATGAGCGGGCCGACGCGCCTTCGTCTCGAGTTGCAGGAACGACCGTGA